CGCCCAAGACTTCCATGCTTACCAGCTCATCGCCCGTTCGCAGTGAGACTCCACGAACCCCGGCCGCTTGCCTGCCCATCGGGCGCACATCAGACTCTCCGAATCGAATCGCCATACCGGCTTTGGTCGATAGAATAATGTCATTTTTGCCTTCTGTGATTTTAACACCGACTAATTCGTCGTTGTCTTCAATCCCACAAGCGATCAATCCCGAGCTTCGAGGACTTGAATAAGCCATCAAATCCGTCTTCTTAATCTTGCCCCACTTGGTGGCCGTGACCACAAATGCCTTGCCTTCTTCCGCAGGAAAGTGGCGAACCGGCAAAATAGTCCGAACTTTTTCATTTTCGGAAAGTTGGATCAAATTCACAATCGGTCGACCTTTGGATTGAGGGCCTGCCATCGGCAATTCATGAACCTTGACCCAAAATACACGACCCAGGTTGGTAAAGGCCAGAAGGTAAGCGTGCGTCGAAGCCGAAAAAGCGTCTTCAATAAAATCTTCTTCCTTCGCTGTGACGGCTGTTTTACCTTTACCACCACGGCGCTGCGACCGATAGTTGGCCAGTGGAGCGCGCTTGATATAACCCTGGTGGGAAATGGTGACCAACATGTCTTCTTCGGGGATCAAGTCTTCATCGGTCATCTGGCCTACGCCGCCAATGATTTGAGACCTTCGAGGTGTTGCAAATTGAGCTTGAATCTCGATCAATTCACCCTTAATCACACCCATCATGACTTTCAAATCGCCCAAAATTTCGAGCAATCGCGCAATGGTATTGAGCAATTCTTGGCCTTCCGAGACCAATTTTTCACGTTCTAAGCCGACCAAACGAGACAAGCGCATTTCCAAAATCGCTGCTGCTTGAGTTTCATCCAATTGCGCAAAGCCTTGCTTTATCCACGAATCAATTTGATCCGTCGGGGCCGAAGCAAACAAAGCAAGTTGCTCAGAACCCATGAATCTCTCTTCGCACAAACGCGTTTTTGCTTCTTCGGTATTCTTGCTCGAGCGAATGATTTCGATGACCCGATCAATCGCATCGAGGGCGACCAAAAGCGAAGCAACAATATGAAAACGCTTCTGAGCTTCCTGAAGCTCATATCGACTTCTTCGCGTCACCACTTCGCGTCTGAACGAAATAAACTCTTCTAAAACATCGCGCAGACCCAGGGTACGAGGTTGTCCTTGCACAATCGCCAGCTGATTGACGGGGTAAGAAGTTTGCAAAGGTGTCAGCTGATAGAGCTGGTTCAGGATAACATCGCCCATCGCATCGCGCCGCAGATCAATCGCGATGCGCATACCATCTCGATCCGATTCGTCGCGAATGTCCGTGATCCCATCCACGCGTTTGTCTCGTACAAGCTCGGCAATACGCTCCAAGAGTCGAGCCTTGTTAACCTGGTATGGAATTTCATCGATGATGATTTGCTGGCGTTTAGCGCGTTCGTTATACTCAACCGCCGCTTTTCCACGAAGTACAACCGAGCCTCGACCCGTTTCCAGAGCCGAACGACAGCCTTCAGTACCGCAGATGAAACCACCCGTTGGAAAATCAGGACCCGGCACCATTTGAAATAAAGCCCGATTGTCAATCTCCGGTCCCTCTTCATACTTTTCAGCAATGACCGCCAACAACGCAGTAATGATTTCTCCGAGATTGTGCGGAGGGCAACGGGTGGCCATGGCCACCGCAATTCCTTCGGATCCGTTCACCAAAAGATTCGGGATGCGAGAAGGCAGAACCACAGGCTCTTCCACGGTCCCATCAAAATTGGGAATGAAATCAACCGTATTTTTTTCGATATCGCGTAAAAGCTCTTCGGCAATTTTTGCAAGCCTGGCTTCCGTATACCGGTAAGCAGCCGCGGGATCCCCATCCACGCTACCGAAATTCCCTTGACCATCAATCAGCAGTTCGCGCATGTTCCAAGGCTGAGCCATTCGAACCAAGGCTTCGTATACAGGCATATCGCCGTGGGGGTGATACTTTTTGAGCACTTCCCCCACCACACCGGCGCATTTGGAAAACTTTCGAGAAGAAAGTAAACCTTCCGAATACATGGCGTATAGAATTCGGCGGTGAACCGGCTTCAAGCCATCGCGCACATCGGGTAACGCACGGCCAATGATGACGCTCATGGAATAATCGCGAAAAGAGGTACGAAGTTCTTCCGCAATGCTAATGGAGTGAATGTCGGACATAAGAGGCCTCAACTTAAGCTAAAAAGGCTGAAATGACAATGGCTGCACCTGCTTCTAAAGCATCATCGCAATCAAAGTGATCAACAAAGTCGCAAACACCGGTACTTTGACGAATCGAAAGCCAAAAAGCTTATGCGCCAGATTGACGATCGCTAAAACAATCAACGCCGGGTAACAAGCAACAATCAAAGGGACAATCAACCCCATCAGTTTGGCAAAACCTAAGTTGGCCATCGAACCGCTGATCGCCGTTGTCATCAAAAGACAGAGCGGGTAGCTCAATTTTTCCCGAAAAATGGTCTTTCGAAGATAATCCGCAAACACAGTCGTCAGGGCTAAAGCAGTGACCAGGCAAGACACGGCCACTGTTGCATTGGTCAGGATGCCTCCCTGAGGCCCGAGGATATAAGGAGCTAGCGCATTTAAGAGCTCGTATCGGTTTATATCCCCCACCGAAGGCCCGTGGAAAGCCGCTACTAAGCAAAAACCCGCGTAGACCAGGCCGAGTAAAACAGCACCCACACAACCTGCTTTCAGCCCCTCAATTGCCAAGCGTTGATAGCTGGTTTCTTTGCCAAGCCCTTGTTTCAGGTTGGTCAGAATGAGGCCAGCAAAAAAAATGGTTCCCAAGAGATCCATGGTCCCATAGCCTTCCACAACTCCCTTGAGAAGAGCCTCGGAAGGAGCCCAATCGCTTGGATTAGGAGATCCGTGAACCCAGAATAAGCCCACAATAATAATGCTTAAGAGCAAGAGAAGCTTGACGGGACCCAGAAATTTTCCAATCAAATCCACCACGGTGTTTTGCTTCAGCGCAAAGAGAAAAACCACACCGGAAGCTAAAAAGCTGAAATAACCCAATGAAAAATCGGGAAAATACCACTTGGTGGCAGCAAACGCCGTATTGATGCACCGAGGAATCGCCCCAAACGGGCCGATTAAAATCATGCACACGGCTGCCATCAAAATGCCAGGAATCACTCCCACGCGTCCCAAAAACTGCCGGTAGTCTCCATCGTACAGAACGGTCGATACGAGCCCAAGCAAAGGAACAACGACAGCCGTTAGGCAAAAACCCGTCACAGCCCAACCCACTGAAGCGCCGGCTTCTCGACCCAGGGCCAATGGAAACACAACGTTGCCCGCGCCAAACAACATGGCAAACATGGCTATCCCAGCTGATATCGATCGCGGCATAATCTGACGCCTGTAGCAGGCCATAAGAACCTTGGCAACGGGGACAAAGTGCCCTTAGAGTTCAGCCCAGAAGCGATACTGACTGCTGACTCGCTTGCCATCAAACGCAATCGAATAGGCTTGGATTTTTGAACAACCCGCCGTTTGCAATTCCTGATAATACGCTTTTTCTTCGACCTGCTTCAGACCCGCTGAAGCCTTCAAACCCATTTGACTTCGATCAAAATACCCGGATCTTTGCAGGCATCGCTGTGGTGCTTGAGAAAATTCAAAACGGACCAGGGATTGTAAATCGTCTGTCTTTTTTCGCCAAAAAGTAGTCCAAATAAAAATCTTGGCTAATGTCGTACACGCTGATGTTATTGAGATCGGAAAACAGGCTTCCTTGGAAATTCGCGTCATCACAGCCTTGTATAGGAAGGCAACGGCTTCCGGAAAAAATCCGTTGAGGTAAGCCTGTTGCAAGGGCGTGTCGTATTCATCAATCAACACCCAGACTTTTTGATTAGGGAAGAGAGGCAATCAAAACTTGTTTTTCAGTCCAAGAATACCCGGTAAATCAACTCCTTGAATATACTCAAGACTTGCGCCTCCACCGGTTGAAAGATAAGATATTTTGTCG
This window of the Myxococcaceae bacterium genome carries:
- the brnQ gene encoding branched-chain amino acid transport system II carrier protein, coding for MPRSISAGIAMFAMLFGAGNVVFPLALGREAGASVGWAVTGFCLTAVVVPLLGLVSTVLYDGDYRQFLGRVGVIPGILMAAVCMILIGPFGAIPRCINTAFAATKWYFPDFSLGYFSFLASGVVFLFALKQNTVVDLIGKFLGPVKLLLLLSIIIVGLFWVHGSPNPSDWAPSEALLKGVVEGYGTMDLLGTIFFAGLILTNLKQGLGKETSYQRLAIEGLKAGCVGAVLLGLVYAGFCLVAAFHGPSVGDINRYELLNALAPYILGPQGGILTNATVAVSCLVTALALTTVFADYLRKTIFREKLSYPLCLLMTTAISGSMANLGFAKLMGLIVPLIVACYPALIVLAIVNLAHKLFGFRFVKVPVFATLLITLIAMML
- the gyrA gene encoding DNA gyrase subunit A, with product MSDIHSISIAEELRTSFRDYSMSVIIGRALPDVRDGLKPVHRRILYAMYSEGLLSSRKFSKCAGVVGEVLKKYHPHGDMPVYEALVRMAQPWNMRELLIDGQGNFGSVDGDPAAAYRYTEARLAKIAEELLRDIEKNTVDFIPNFDGTVEEPVVLPSRIPNLLVNGSEGIAVAMATRCPPHNLGEIITALLAVIAEKYEEGPEIDNRALFQMVPGPDFPTGGFICGTEGCRSALETGRGSVVLRGKAAVEYNERAKRQQIIIDEIPYQVNKARLLERIAELVRDKRVDGITDIRDESDRDGMRIAIDLRRDAMGDVILNQLYQLTPLQTSYPVNQLAIVQGQPRTLGLRDVLEEFISFRREVVTRRSRYELQEAQKRFHIVASLLVALDAIDRVIEIIRSSKNTEEAKTRLCEERFMGSEQLALFASAPTDQIDSWIKQGFAQLDETQAAAILEMRLSRLVGLEREKLVSEGQELLNTIARLLEILGDLKVMMGVIKGELIEIQAQFATPRRSQIIGGVGQMTDEDLIPEEDMLVTISHQGYIKRAPLANYRSQRRGGKGKTAVTAKEEDFIEDAFSASTHAYLLAFTNLGRVFWVKVHELPMAGPQSKGRPIVNLIQLSENEKVRTILPVRHFPAEEGKAFVVTATKWGKIKKTDLMAYSSPRSSGLIACGIEDNDELVGVKITEGKNDIILSTKAGMAIRFGESDVRPMGRQAAGVRGVSLRTGDELVSMEVLGDKSSILTVTEFGYGKRTDVAEYRCQTRGGIGLITIKCDERNGRVCGTIQVSEQDNVMLTTDAGILIRMKAGDVSEIGRNTKGVRLISVDRNSTERVIAVTRIDDNEDSEELNEGGE